One genomic window of Phycisphaerales bacterium includes the following:
- the murB gene encoding UDP-N-acetylmuramate dehydrogenase yields the protein MPEALQVDIERDAAIETWFGIGGRADRLARPTSVEELRQCVALDPDLKVLGEGANLLVADGGVRELVVSMERLNAVSIGDDGLVRAQAGADLMRLINDTARAGLSGLHTLAGVPASIGGAVAMNAGGAFGNTFDHLREVTTIDRRGNVRTDPASAFDARYRDGGLDGRIVVEAVFQLTGDDPKEVRRRVKDIMAKKKASQPLAADCAGCVFKNPTLSTDLQGIGEAGQRVSAGMLIDRAGCKGLTRGGASVSERHANFVVVDKQTARASDVIELIDAVRQRVDAAFGVALETEVVIWGER from the coding sequence ATGCCTGAGGCGCTGCAGGTCGATATCGAGCGCGACGCGGCCATCGAGACGTGGTTCGGCATCGGCGGCAGGGCCGACCGGCTCGCGCGGCCCACGAGCGTGGAAGAGCTGCGGCAGTGCGTCGCGCTCGATCCGGACTTGAAGGTGCTGGGCGAGGGCGCGAACCTGCTGGTGGCCGACGGTGGCGTGCGCGAGCTGGTCGTCTCGATGGAACGCCTGAACGCGGTGTCCATCGGCGATGATGGCCTCGTGCGTGCGCAGGCTGGCGCCGACCTCATGCGGCTGATCAACGACACGGCCCGCGCCGGGCTTTCGGGGCTGCACACGCTCGCGGGCGTGCCGGCGAGCATCGGCGGCGCGGTGGCGATGAACGCCGGTGGAGCGTTCGGCAACACCTTCGATCACCTCCGCGAAGTCACGACGATCGATCGCCGCGGCAACGTGCGGACCGATCCGGCATCGGCCTTCGACGCGCGGTATCGCGATGGCGGGCTCGACGGTCGCATCGTGGTCGAAGCGGTGTTCCAACTCACGGGCGACGATCCGAAGGAAGTGCGGCGGCGCGTCAAGGACATCATGGCCAAGAAGAAGGCCAGCCAGCCCCTCGCGGCCGATTGTGCGGGGTGCGTGTTCAAGAACCCGACGCTCTCGACCGATCTGCAAGGCATCGGTGAGGCCGGACAGCGCGTCAGCGCGGGCATGCTGATCGATCGGGCCGGATGCAAGGGGCTGACGCGCGGTGGTGCGAGCGTGAGCGAGCGGCACGCCAACTTCGTCGTCGTCGACAAGCAGACGGCGCGGGCATCGGACGTAATCGAGTTGATCGATGCGGTGCGGCAGCGTGTCGATGCCGCGTTCGGCGTGGCATTGGAGACCGAGGTGGTCATCTGGGGGGAGCGATGA
- a CDS encoding D-alanine--D-alanine ligase has protein sequence MSGGVVLVLGGGPDAEHAVSVDSSTAVARAINDSGRYAADLRIFDRLTLDELRMLPGDAVFAVLHGPWGEGGPMQRLLEDDGRPFVGCGSRAARAAIDKLHTKEAALALGIATAPASILHPLDDVPPIDLPLVLKPVHEGSSVGLAICTTMEQWRAGVQAARAALASGATAAFMVEPMTKGRELTVGVVAGEALPVVEIAPAEGVYDYAAKYTRSDTRYVVDPPLPEGVAHTMQRDALKLSEALGCAMLARVDFMLDERRGPMLLEANTMPGFTSHSLLPMAAARTGLAMPALCAKLVDDAIARREASPAKQSVVRS, from the coding sequence ATGAGTGGCGGCGTCGTCCTGGTGCTGGGTGGCGGGCCCGATGCCGAGCACGCGGTGAGCGTGGACAGCAGCACGGCCGTCGCGCGGGCGATCAACGACAGCGGGCGCTACGCGGCCGACCTGCGGATCTTCGATCGGCTGACGCTCGACGAGCTGCGCATGCTGCCGGGCGACGCGGTCTTCGCCGTGCTGCACGGGCCTTGGGGCGAGGGCGGGCCCATGCAGCGGTTGCTCGAGGACGACGGCCGGCCCTTCGTGGGCTGCGGTTCGCGCGCGGCCCGGGCGGCGATCGATAAGCTGCACACCAAGGAAGCCGCGCTGGCGCTCGGCATCGCGACGGCGCCGGCGTCGATCCTGCACCCGCTCGACGACGTGCCACCGATCGACCTGCCGCTGGTGCTCAAGCCCGTGCACGAGGGCTCGAGCGTGGGGCTGGCGATCTGCACGACGATGGAGCAGTGGCGCGCGGGCGTGCAGGCGGCGCGCGCCGCTCTCGCGTCGGGCGCAACCGCGGCGTTCATGGTCGAGCCCATGACCAAGGGCCGCGAACTGACGGTGGGCGTCGTGGCGGGCGAGGCGCTGCCGGTCGTCGAGATCGCTCCCGCCGAGGGCGTCTACGACTACGCCGCCAAGTACACGCGAAGCGACACCCGGTACGTCGTCGATCCGCCGCTGCCCGAGGGCGTCGCGCACACCATGCAACGCGACGCACTGAAGCTTTCCGAGGCGCTCGGCTGCGCCATGCTGGCCCGCGTCGACTTCATGCTCGACGAGCGGCGCGGGCCGATGCTGCTGGAGGCCAACACCATGCCGGGGTTCACCAGCCACTCGCTGCTGCCGATGGCCGCAGCGCGGACGGGCCTGGCCATGCCGGCGCTCTGCGCCAAGCTCGTCGACGACGCCATCGCCCGGCGAGAAGCCAGCCCTGCCAAGCAGAGCGTCGTACGCTCCTGA
- the murC gene encoding UDP-N-acetylmuramate--L-alanine ligase has protein sequence MPDEKRTTEPCNTSDLTGKAVAMLGVGGAGMSALARLLASMGASVRGHDAVASPITDRLVAEGLAVVIDDGRDAADHADVLVATAAVPAEHPAFERARARGVPVLRYPEALGLVMRGRTGVAIAGTHGKSTTVAMLGVAMVDAGLDPSVIAGAACSQLQNGALVEPGAWAGSRLGAATIPSGPRCGQQGLLVAEACEFNRSFHNLRPTIAGIGNVEADHLDIYGSLDAVVEAFGTFAQSLPPKNEGGVLVIGHDGAHRREVVAGVTADVQTIGFSPEADWVVRYDQDNHATEVRNRDAAWGRWRQRLPGAHNAANAAMAFALACVAGGDPAIVAQSLGAFNGLERRFQLLGDRAVDGGSVRVYDDYGHHPTEVDATLRAIRHAERPEASGGRLIVVFQPHQHSRTRFLLDEFATAFSSADLVIVPEIYFVRDSEAEKQRVSADDLVKRLRDRGVQAEHAHPFGAIVEKLGRECRAGDVVVVMGAGPVWQVAHGFAFADRAVAHA, from the coding sequence GTGCCCGACGAAAAGCGCACCACCGAGCCATGCAACACGAGCGACCTCACCGGCAAGGCGGTCGCCATGCTGGGCGTGGGCGGCGCGGGCATGAGCGCGCTCGCCCGGCTGCTGGCGTCGATGGGCGCTTCGGTGCGCGGCCACGACGCGGTGGCCTCGCCCATCACCGATCGCCTGGTAGCCGAGGGGCTTGCGGTCGTCATCGACGACGGCCGCGACGCGGCCGACCACGCCGACGTGCTGGTCGCCACCGCCGCCGTCCCCGCCGAGCACCCGGCCTTCGAGCGGGCCCGCGCCCGCGGCGTTCCGGTGCTGCGATACCCCGAGGCGCTGGGCCTGGTCATGCGTGGGCGCACGGGCGTGGCGATCGCCGGGACGCACGGCAAGAGCACGACCGTGGCGATGCTGGGCGTGGCGATGGTCGACGCGGGGCTGGACCCCTCGGTCATCGCCGGCGCCGCGTGCAGCCAGCTGCAGAACGGCGCGCTCGTCGAGCCGGGGGCATGGGCGGGCTCGCGATTGGGCGCCGCGACGATCCCGAGCGGGCCGCGCTGCGGCCAGCAGGGCCTGCTGGTCGCCGAGGCGTGCGAGTTCAACCGCTCGTTCCACAACCTGCGGCCCACCATCGCGGGCATCGGCAACGTCGAGGCCGACCACCTGGACATCTACGGCAGCCTCGACGCGGTGGTCGAGGCGTTCGGCACGTTTGCGCAGTCGCTCCCCCCGAAGAACGAAGGCGGCGTGCTGGTCATTGGCCACGACGGTGCGCACCGGCGCGAGGTCGTCGCGGGCGTCACGGCCGACGTCCAGACCATCGGCTTCAGCCCCGAGGCCGACTGGGTCGTGCGCTACGACCAGGACAACCACGCAACGGAGGTGCGCAACCGCGACGCGGCGTGGGGCCGGTGGCGCCAGCGCTTGCCCGGCGCGCACAACGCCGCGAACGCGGCCATGGCGTTTGCGCTCGCGTGCGTAGCGGGCGGAGACCCAGCGATCGTCGCGCAGTCGCTCGGCGCGTTCAACGGGCTCGAGCGACGCTTCCAGCTCCTTGGAGATCGCGCCGTCGATGGCGGCTCGGTGCGCGTCTACGACGATTACGGCCACCACCCGACCGAGGTCGATGCCACGCTCCGCGCGATCCGGCACGCCGAGCGACCGGAAGCGAGCGGCGGCCGGCTCATCGTGGTGTTCCAGCCCCACCAGCACTCGCGGACGCGGTTCCTGCTCGACGAATTTGCCACGGCCTTCTCCAGCGCCGACCTGGTGATCGTGCCCGAGATCTACTTCGTGCGAGACAGCGAGGCCGAGAAGCAGCGTGTGAGCGCCGACGATCTCGTGAAGCGATTGCGCGACCGGGGCGTGCAGGCCGAGCATGCGCATCCGTTCGGGGCCATCGTTGAGAAGCTCGGGCGTGAGTGCCGGGCGGGCGACGTCGTCGTCGTCATGGGCGCGGGTCCGGTGTGGCAGGTCGCCCACGGCTTTGCGTTCGCCGACCGGGCGGTGGCCCATGCCTGA